In Primulina eburnea isolate SZY01 unplaced genomic scaffold, ASM2296580v1 ctg368_ERROPOS200000, whole genome shotgun sequence, a genomic segment contains:
- the LOC140821001 gene encoding uncharacterized protein has translation MDIADKSWMYRRLENGFLSSEFCVGVETFVSFALSNPDCLLDGKLRCPCNRTKCRNKCFEDAETVKFHLGRYGFVPNYYCWEFHGDRYVPPMFPNFNMEAPSSSTTATLYRGTIHGWRTGDHHPQTVTPERWDAWTTALQQQDWQDRAVKNKANRNIELAGEDTGTTKQIAGAKTYNVHGKDLEEMEPYMAESMTPADDGSEPAVPSPQSVNSMFKTVVGGKKKGRIYEYGSMFGILYPDEMASGRRGGSLGVSQSSQSEQMADMRQALDSSLRRHNELCERMQATEAENALLRDRMASLEEQVRVLVAGMSQGATAHTSDRTLLGPDTSHMGRSRGAAVASSSCIHRLSQSYVPPTQEYEDGDDDDDETQSP, from the exons ATGGATATCGCAGATAAAAGTTGGATGTATCGTAGGTTGGAAAATGGGTTCTTAAGTAGTGAATTTTGTGTTGGTGTTGAGACATTTGTGTCATTTGCATTAAGTAATCCTGATTGTTTATTGGATGGGAAATTACGATGTCCATGCAACCGTACGAAGTGTCGAAATAAATGTTTTGAGGATGCCGAGACGGTAAAGTTTCATTTAGGTAGATATGGTTTCGTACCGAACTATTATTGTTGGGAGTTTCATGGTGATCGGTACGTCCCTCCTATGTTTCCAAACTTCAATATGGAGGCTCCTTCTTCATCTACCACTGCCACTCTATACCGCGGAACCATTCACGGCTGGAGGACCGGTGACCATCATCCACAGACGGTCACGCCTGAGAGATGGGATGCTTGGACTACTGCTTTGCAGCAGCAGGATTGGCAGGACAGAGCCGTGAAGAACAAGGCCAACAGGAACATCGAGCTTGCAGGTGAAGATACGGGGACGACGAAGCAAATTGCAGGTGCGAAGACATACAACGTTCACGGAAAAGATCTG GAGGAGATGGAGCCCTACATGGCTGAGTCGATGACTCCCGCAGATGATGGATCAGAGCCTGCTGTCCCCAGCCCACAGTCGGTGAACAGCATGTTCAAGACTGTGGTTGGGGGGAAGAAGAAGGGGAGGATATACGAGTATGGGTCGATGTTCGGCATCTTATATCCAGATGAGATGGCTTCGGGTCGACGTGGTGGGTCATTGGGTGTTAGTCAGTCATCTCAGTCTGAGCAGATGGCAGACATGCGACAGGCTCTAGACTCATCGTTACGGCGTCACAATGAGCTTTGCGAGAGGATGCAGGCTACAGAGGCGGAGAACGCTTTGCTGAGAGATCGCATGGCGTCACTAGAGGAGCAGGTCCGAGTCCTAGTTGCAGGCATGTCACAGGGAGCTACTGCGCATACATCAGACCGCACGCTGCTTGGACCAGACACTTCTCACATGGGTCGATCCCGTGGCGCAGCAGTTGCTTCTTCATCTTGTATCCACAGATTATCGCAGAGTTATGTTCCTCCGACGCAGGAGTACGAGGATGGAGACGACGATGATGACGAGACCCAGTCACCGTAG